A segment of the Candidatus Zixiibacteriota bacterium genome:
ACTCGATATCGAAGCTCCTCCGGCGGATATGACCGAATGGGAAGAATTTGTCAATAAAATCAAAAATCCGACCAACCGTATAAAAATAGCTATATGCGGTAAATATGTTTATCTGAAAGACGCTTATAAATCAATCATCGAGGCTTTTGCCCACGCCGGAGCTGAAAACGATACCCGCGTTGATTTGATCTGGGTTTCCTCGGAAGATATCAAGCACGGTGGAGCGGCCAAATTCATGTCCGATGTTGACGGTCTTCTAATCCCCGGAGGATTCGGCGAGCGCGGCGTGGAAGGCAAAATCGAATCGATCCGATATGTTCGTGAAAATAATATTCCGTTTCTGGGCATTTGTCTGGGAATGCACTGCGCCGTTATCGAGTACGCCCGCAACGTATGCGGTTTGCAGGATGCCCATAGTTATGAATTTTATCGCGATCTGAAATATCCCGTCATTCATCTCATGGCCGACCAGGAAGAGATTACCGAAATGGGTGGCACGATGAGACTGGGCGCTTATCCTGCCGATGTAGTAGAAGGAAGCAGGACGCATAAGGCTTATGGTGAAACCAAAATCTCGGATCGCCATCGCCACCGCTACGAGCTCAATAATGAATACAGGGATATGTTGACCGGTGCGGGAATGAAACTGGCCGGAATCTCGCCCGACGGTAAGCTGGTCGAGATCGTTGAGGTTCCCGACCATGCCTGGTTTGTGGCGGTGCAGTTCCATCCGGAATTGAAATCCCGCCCCACCAAGGCGCATCCTTTGTTCCGCGATTTTGTCGCCGCTTCGGTCAAATACAATCACGATAAAAAAAAACGGATGGAATTAAAGCCTGAAAATTCAGTCGCGTAAATTCCCCTCATTATTATAGACAAAAAAACCGTCGCATTTCGTGGCGGTTTTTTTTATGCAGATCATAGAAAATAATAACCATCAGCAGAATATCCGTTAAGCCATGCGACAGCCAAAAACAGGCTGTTGCCTGTCATTCCCGAAAGTGAATCCCTGTCAGAGGTGAAGCGAGTCGGGAATCCAGAGTTATCCACATTTTTATTTATGGAAATTCCTTGTAATTTATTGTTTTGTTTTGGATTGCGGAGAATTGGGTTCGTTTTGTCCTTTTTCAGGCGAAGGCCTGTTTTCTGCTGTCGCATAGTTGACCTACCGTCGGTTCGCCGCTTCGCTAAGGAACCGACGGAACAGTGAGCAACTTCTAAAATGGGTTTGTTTCCTCAGAATAACGTTTTTGGTCATATCAAATCGATGGTGATTCAGGGCAGATGCAGGGGCGGCACAGCTCGCGAGCCGCCTTGAAAGCAAGCGTCGCCTGTGGCGACGAACTCTTACAGGCGATTGTATAGTTGCAATATACTCCATCTTACATATGTGGATGAATTCTGAAAATACATCGGATTGGTTGAATAATTGTAAATGCTCCATGCGGGAACCCACCGTCCCGCAAAAGCGGGACAATGGGCCACCCGTCTCCTTTTTGCAGTACCTATTTATTTTAGAACTTAGAAATTTAAGTCCGGCCCAAAACTTCCCATACAAAATTTTAAAACTCGTAGCTGCGTCCAGTTCACAACCAAACTGGTATATCATATACGGAATTATTGGTATATAAATGGCGATTAATTGTATTGGATAGGCTCAATTACTCCATGATACTAAGCTGTGGAATACTCAGTCAGTGGATAATTGAACACACCCCGTCCTCCTCCGACTAACGTCGTCGGAGTCCACCCCTCTCAAGAGGGGAAAATTTTACAGAGATATATTTCTTAACAAATCCTGACCACCACTTTCAAATAAGCCCTCTTTTCCAAAGATTATTCTTCCAGTACCTAAATAATTGATGAATTTTCTAAATATTGGATAGATAATTTGCGTTGATTTTAAATTAGTATCCTTTACTGTATGGCTAATAGAAAATTCAGTTTCCTTAAAAATTTTATCGATTTGACGATTAAGGAAAGTTTCATAAAAAGCTAAATTCCTGGTAGATGTAGTCCAAAGGACAATTTCGTATTCCGTCCCCAATTGATCGTAAAATTTGTTTATTATGGTTTTTAGTAGGCAACCTCCTAGAACTAGTAATTTCGCCAATACTTCCGGTCGATATACATAATTATTACCTTTAATATCCCAGCAGATTCCATCAGGATTGCCAGTGCAACTGCCGAATAATTCAATATATCCATTTTCGAAAATACTGTATGTCACTCGGGCAGATTGTTGAGATTTGCCAATAGAGCTGTAAGCACGAATACCATTAAGAAAATGTTCAAATAAACCAATTTCTGGATAAAGGCTTATTTCAGCGAAAACAGAACTATTGGAAATACTGTTCATGAAGTCCCTGGTAAATTCTAATTCCGGCCGTGCAAATCTATTTGGTATCATTGAAAGAACTAAATGGGGCCGGGGTGTATTATGCTCGATAAGTTCTGCCTTTCGCTTTTCCCAAAATCTTGTGACCTTGTCCACTTTGTATTCTTCAAAAAGAACCATGTCCTTTATCTCCTGAACGGACATTGGTAGATTATCAGTTCCAACTCGCTTCCAAAATCGCCAATGGTTTCCATGTTGTACCATGAATGGTTTGTTCGAACTATTCGGAACTATAATCGTGATGAAAGATTTATTATCGTCAAACGGAGTTATAAAAGTTTCCAAGTGATTAATAGGATGTTTTATACTATCCTTTGCGCACTTATTGATGTCTGATTCAAAATCTTTGGCATTTTCAACACCGATTAATTCTTTTGCCCTATGATCTTCATCGCTAATTCCAATGATAATAATTCCACCGTAGGCATTTGCCATTGCCGAGATGTCCTTTAATAATTCCTTTTTCCCTTTATCATTTTTTTTGTACATTTCTTGTTTAAATTCAAGCGTTATGGATTCTTCGGTTTTATCGGTCACCAATTCTTGAAAATCGGACAACTCAAAATCTTTAATATTTTTTCCCCTTAGTATCATATCATCATCCTTTCTTTTTCTCCTCCCGATACTTCCTGAAGGCGTGGAGGTAGGTGGCGATTTTGCGTTCGCGGCCTTTTTCGGTGGGGAAGTAGAATTTTCTGTTGGCGATATTATCGGGTAAAAACGTCTGGTCAACGAACGGGGTGTCGCTGTCGGGAGGATAAATGTATCCCTTGCCGTAGCCGACGTCTTTCATCAGTCGCGTCGGGGCGTTGCGGATGTGCATCGGGACGGGGAGGTTTTCGGATTTTTCGACTTCATCCATGACAGCTCCGAAGGCTTTGTAGGCCGAAACCGATTTTGGAGCCGATGCGAGATAGATGACGGCCTGCGCGATAGCCAGTTCGCCTTCGGGCGAGCCGAGGAAACGAAACGATTCGGTAGCCGACATACACAACGTCAGGGCGAATGGATCGGCCAGGCCAACGTCTTCGGATGCGAAACGGACGAGGCGTCTTAAGATATAGAGAGGCTGCTCGCCGCCTTTGAGCATCCGGGCCAGCCAATAGAGCGCGGCGTCGATATCGCCGCCGCGGATTGATTTGTGCATGGCGGAGATCAGATTGAAATGTTCTTCGGCCGATTTGTCGTAGATGATGTTGCGCTGGCCGATAATTTTTTTGAGAAGATCGTATCTGATTTCTTCGCCGTTACTGATATCTCCGGCGGCGGCTTCGAGAATAGACAGCGCCCGGCGAGCATCGCCGTCGGATTGTCCGGACAGGTAGTCGAGGCCTTTTTGTTCGATGGATAATTTTCGCTGGCCCAGCCCTTTTTCGCTGTCCTTGAGAGCTCGCATGATAATCGTTTTGATATGATCGGATGTGAGCCTTTCCAAAACGTAAACTCGAACGCGCGATAACAACGGAGTGATGATTTCGAAGGATGGGTTTTCGGTAGTAGCCCCAATCAAAGTAATCGAGCCGTCTTCAACATAAGGCAAAAAGGCATCCTGCTGAGCTTTGTTGAAGCGGTGAATTTCATCGATGAAAAGATGGGTTGAAGTGCCGTACATTTTTTTGCGTTTGCGAGCGCGGGCGATGACGTCTTTGAGTTCGCGGATAGATGATATGACGGCGGAGTACGGCAGAAAATCTCCGGGACATGAATTGGCTATCAGAAAGGCCAGAGTGGTTTTGCCGCTTCCCGGGGGACCCCAGAAAATCATCGAGCCGGAACGGCCTTCTTCGATAGCTCGGCGCAATGGAGTGCCGGGAGCGATAATTTTTTCCTGGCCGTAGAATTCATCGAGAGTCGAGGGGCGCATCCGGTTGGCCAGTGGCCGAGTTTCGGAAACTGCGTCCGGCGGCTGTTTTTTGTCTGAATTGAAAAAATCCATACCAAAATAATATAAGCATTTGGACGTTATTGGGACAGAGATCGGCATCACATTTTTCAATCAATTGTTCGGCAAAATTTCTTGACAAAAGTTAAGAACTTATATACCAACCTGTTAGGGCTTTTTAAGTTTCATCCAAAAAATAAAAAAAGTGTGAACCCTTTTTAAAATATACCGTATATTCAAAATATGACTGAGGGGTCATTTGTTGACTGAGAGGTAGGAAATGGAAAAGCCGACAGCGAAGAGGAAAGAGAGAGAAAAAGAAGCGCGGAAGCATTCGATACTTGAAGCGGCGGCGCGGGTTTTCTCTCGGAAGAATTTTGGCGAGGCGACCCTGGATGAAATCGCGATCGAGGCAGAACTGTCGAAAGGCACTCTTTACAATTACTTCAAGGATAAACAGGACCTGTTTGATTCGCTGATGGATCACGGGCATGAACATTTTTTGCTATGTTTTGAAGAAGCGATTGGGAAAAGCAAAAGCATAGAGAGTCTTATCGGGAATCTGTTTACCAATTTTATCGGGACGTTGTTTGAACATCATTACCTGGTGCGGATGATATTGACTTCAGGCATGTGTAGTTCCGATGGCGATTGCTCAGAGGTTATTATTGACTGGCATCGGAGAATCGAAGCGGCGACGCAAAAAATCGCGGATGCGTTTGGAGATTTGGATGAGGGAAAAGACATACCTTATGATGACAGGCTTTCTGCTGCGGTTATGATAATTGCCGTATCTCGTTACCTGTTTTTGATTCATGTTCGGGAAGAATATGAAAACAGATTGAAAAGTGAAATTGAAAACTACACTCGGCTTATCAGCCGGGGGCTAAATATAGAGAGGGATGCATGAAAATAGTTGGAGTGTTAATGGCGCTTATAATATGTGCGCCGATTATCAATGCGGAAACGATTACGCTATCTCGTGAGAAAGCGGTCAAGCTGGCTCTGGAAAGAAATGAGCAGTATAAGTCGGCTTTACTTGAACGCGAGAGGATACAGGGCCAGTATGTTGAGGCTCGTTCGGGGGCGTTTCCACGGATAACATTTGACGGTTCATATCTGCGCAATATTGATTTGCAGTCTTCGGTGTTGACGATGGAAAATAAAGATACCGGCAAGTTGGAAACGTTTAATCTCAAATTTGGGACGCCGCATAATTACTCGTTTGGGTTCAGCTTATATCAGCCGTTGTACGCGGCGGGAAAAGTCGGTACGGCAATAAAAATCGCCAAATACGGTTTTGCCTATACCGATGAATCGATTCGGGTGGCCGGTCATGATGTCGCGACCGAAGCCGATAAAGCTTATTTGGATGCGGTGGCTGCCAACGAAGCGGCGCAGGTTTTTCGTGATGCCGAGCTGGTGGCGCAGGCCAATCTGGAGGTCGTGGAAAAATTATATAATGAGGGGCAGACATCGGAGTATGAACTTTTGAGGGCTCAGGTACAGGCGGCCAACACGCAGCCGGATAGAATCCGGGCGGAGAACGACGCTGATCTGGCGATGAACTATCTGAAAAATATTTTGGCTCTCGAACCGGAAACGAGAATTGAATTAGGCTCGACAATTGAGGAAATTTCGATTCCTGAGTTGAAGATGGATGATTTGATATCCGAAGCGATTGCCAATCGTCCCGAAATATCTCAAAGCCGGGAAATGATGAATATAAACAAGAAGTTGATATCGATCGCGAAGAGCGGTTATAAACCGGATATTGGCATCAACAGCCGGCTGCAATGGGATAGTTTTAAGGATGCTATCGGTAAGACATCGATTGCCGGGGATTCATGGTACCGGTCGTGGAATGTGGAGGTAGTGCTGAGCTGGCCGATATTTTCCGGATTTGAAACGGGCGGCAAAGTTCAGCAGGCCAAGGTTGATTATAATCAGAGCCGGCTGACCAACAGTCAGTTAACACGCCAGATTCAACTGGAAGTCCGCGACGCGGTCGGGAAAGTAAATGAGGCCCGGCAACGAGTGGAAGCGTTGGGCGAAACCGTGGAACAGGCCGAACGGGGACTTTCCATCGGAGAAGTTCGTTTTGAAAACGGAATCGGAACACAGCTTGAACTTTTGGATTCACAGGTCGCTTTGACAATGGCCCGGGTGAACCGGGTCGCGGCTTTGCATGATCTGGCCGTTGCGGTTAGCGCATTGCGGCGGGCTGTTGGAAGGGACTGGGGGACACAATGGTAAAGGATAGAAAAATGAGATTTTTGAAGATAGCGTTTATTTTGACGGCATTGGTAATTGTAGCGGGATGTCTGGAGCAGGAAACAAATGAGATTGCCGAGGCTCCTCCGGTCATGGTCGTGACCGAAAAGGCGACTGTCGATGATTTTTCCCGGACAATAAAAGTCGGGGGGACTTTGAAAGGTGATCGGCAAGCCAGGATACTATCTAAAGTGATCGGCACGGTTATTGATATTCCGGTCAGAACCGGACAGGCGGTTAGAAAAGGCGATATGCTGGTGAAGCTCGACCGCGGCGGTGTACAATCGCAATACAATCAGGCGGAAGCGGTTTACCTTAATGCCGAAAAGCAGTTTAACAAGATGGAACGGCTATTCGCGGCCGGAGCCATTTCCGAATCGCAGCGGGACGCGGCCGAGACTGAATATAAAGTTGCCAAAGCCAATTTCGAGTCTGCTCGGCAGGCGATTGAAATCAAGGCTCCGTTTGACGGCGTTGTCGTTGATATTCCGGTACGAGCTGGAAATGAAGTGGCGCAGGGATTGCCGCTTATAGAAATCGCTAATGTTTCGGCGTTGCGGCTCATTCTCGACGTGCCGACGATTCAGGTAGGCATAATAAAGACCGGACAGAAAGTAATAGTCAGCTCATCTCAGGATAATATGACCGCAATGACCGGAACGGTTATCAGCGTGGCTGACGCGGCCGATTGGGAAACGAGGAGTTTTGAGGTTGAATGCCGTTTTGACGAGCCGATAAAAGGATTCGCGCCGGGCGTTTATGTGATTGCTGAGGTCGAAATTGAGATCCTATCCAATGCTTTACTGGTTCCCAATGATGCTATCTTATATAGGAGTGGGGAAGTCTCAGTTTATGCGGTCTATTCGGATACCGCGCGATTAATTTCGGTTTTGGTGTTGGCCGGTGGAGAAAGCTACAGCGCGATTGAGGGTCAGATTCAACCGGATGATCGGGTGGTGGTTTTGGGACATAAAATGCTGACTCCGGGAGCAAAGGTTCAGGAGGCGACGCAATGATACTTGCTGATATATCGATTAAGCGTCCGGTCTTCGCGACCATGATGACGCTGGCCCTGATGGTTCTGGGGGTGACGTCGTACATGGCCCTGTCGGTGGACCTGTTTCCCGACGTGAATTTCCCGTTTGTTGTTATATCGGTTGTTTATCCGGGGGCCAGCGCGGAAGCGGTCGAGCTGGATATTACCAAGAAAGTTGAGGATGCCTGTAACACTATCGGGGGAGTTAAACATATTGAATCGACCTCGTATGAGGGATATTCGCTGACAGTGATTCAGTTCACATTGGAAACCGATGAGCTGGACGCGGCGGCGGACGTGCGAGATAAAATTACCAATATTCGGCCCGATTTGCCGGATGATATTGAAGAGCCGCTGATTCAAAGATTCGATCCCGAAGCTCAGCCGATTATTTCTCTGGCCATTTCGGGATCGCAACCTCTCCGGGATTTGACTGATTATGTCGATGATAATATTCGTCCGCGGGTGGAGAATGTGTCGGGAGTTGGCGAAGCGAGTATTGTCGGAGGTGCGGTTCGTGAAATTCAGGTCCGCTTGAAACCGGATCGGCTGCGAGCGCTGGACTTGACTCCCTCGGATATAGCTTTTAAGCTTCAGCAGGCAAATATGGAGTTGCCCGCCGGCCGGATGGTTGACGGAGATCGCGATTGGGTCGTACGGACGATGGGTCGGTTTAATTCAGTGCAGGAAATTCGGGATTTGGTTGTGCTTACACTGAATGGCCGATTGGTGCGATTGGAAGAGGTGGCCGACGTGATTGACACCGAAGTCGAGCCGACATCCACTTCACGACTTAATGGACGGCCTTTGGTCGGTCTTGATATTCGTCGTCAATCGGGAGCCAACACGGTTGAGGTGGCTCGTGAGATCAAAGAAGAAGTTAAAGAGATTGAAAAGGATTTGCCGGCTGGAATGACTATCGTTCTCGCTCGGGATGATTCGGTTTTTATCGAAGAATCGATTGATGATGTTCTGATAAATATTGTGTATGGCGGTTCGCTGGCGATTCTGGTTATCTTTTTGTTCCTCTCGAATTTCCGCGCTACGATAATCAGCGGGATCGCGATCCCGACGTCGATTATCGCAACCTTTACGCTGATGCGGATGCTTGGTTTCACCATCAATTTTATGACGCTTCTGGGCTTGTCGCTTGCTGTCGGACTGCTCATCGATGACGCTATCGTGGTAATAGAAAATATCTATCGGCACATGGAGATGGGTAAAAAACCGATGAAAGCGGCCGGGGAAGCAACCGGTGAGATTGGCCTGGCGGTTTCGGCAACGACGTTTTCGATTATGGTCGTGTTTCTACCGGTGGCGTTTATGAGCGGGATTGTCGGGCAATTTTTCTATTCGTTTGGAATGACGGTTGCGTTCGCGATTCTGGTTAGTTTGTTTATCGCTTTTACCCTGACGCCGATGATGTCATCGATCTATTTGAAACCCCAGGTTGAGGTTATGAAATCAAAAATTTATAAACGACTCCGGGGTTGGAACCGACTTTTTGACAGATTGGAAAAGAAATGGTATCGCCCGGCTTTGCGCTGGTCGATTTCTTACCGCTGGCTGGTTTTACTTATGGCGGGAGTGGCTTTCGCGTTTAGTATATTTATGGCGATGTTTGTTATTGGTTCGGAATTTATGCCGCAGGCGGACGAAGGGCTCGTTTCGGTAACGTTCCAGGGGAGACCGGGCAATAATCTGCAGGCGACTATCAAAGATATCGAACCGGTGGAACAGATGCTGATGGAGTTTGATGAAGTTTCGAGTATTCTGACTTCAATCGGGGCCGGGTCCAATCCGGTTTATTACGGTTCGATCACCATGAGGTTGGTCGATCAATCGGAGCGGGAATTGCATGCTCAGGAGATTGCCGGGATTATCCGCGAAAAACTGAAAGACTATCCCGGATTTTTCTTTACCGCGGCGTTGGGAACTTCAGACCCAGGCGGTCAGGAGCAACCGATTATGTATTCGATTCGCGGGCCGGATCGGGATAAGTTGAATGAATACGCCGAAGAACTAATGGAAAAGATTAAGCATACTCCCGGACTGGTTGATTTGAAATCATCCGAAGAAAGCGGCAAGCCGGAGCTTCAGATTGAATTGAATCGTGATTTGATCTCTGACCTGGGTATCAGCGTCGCCGATGTAGCCATGACGATGAGGACATTTATCGACGGCGATAAGGTTAGCCGATTCAAAGACGGCGACGAGGAGTACGATATCCGGTTGCAGGTGGCCGAGAAGTATCGTCAGGATAAGAATAATCTGTCGCTTCTGGCAGTACCGTCAACCAAGGAAATACCGGAACGGGATCGGTTCAGCGTTCCTCTGGGGCAAATAGCTGAAATTAAGACAGCAACCGGGCCGTCAGAAATCAAACGATATGACCGGGTTCGCGAAGTTCGAGTTTCAGGCGGATCATCGGGGCGTCCAACGGGTAATATTCGGGCCGATATCCAGCCGGTAATTAATTCGATGGCGCTGGATCCCGGGTATAGTATTGGAGCCGTAGGTGAGGCCGAATTTATGGAGGAATCATTTTCGGAAATCGGAATGGCCCTGATTCTGGCGGTAATCTTTATTTATCTGGTGCTGGCGAGTCAGTATAACAGTTTTTCCGATCCGTTGTCGATTATGGTTTCGCAACCATTGGCGATTGTGGGAGCCATGATTAGCCTGTGGATATTTAATACCGCCTTTTCGATAATGTCGCTGATTGGAATTGTGCTGTTGATGGGGCTGGTGACCAAAAACGCTATTTTGCTTATTGATTTTACCAAGCAGAGGCGCGAGCGGGGCGAAAAGCGGAA
Coding sequences within it:
- a CDS encoding CTP synthase; protein product: MSERKTKYVFITGGVVSSLGKGIASASLGLMLKKRGLSVNILKLDPYLNVDPGTMNPFQHGEVYVLDDGSETDLDLGHYERFVNQSMTSDNNVTSGQIYQAIIARERRGDYLGATVQVIPHVTNELKASIKKLEKINGKVDVVIAEIGGTVGDIESLPFMEAIRQIGLEGDEHETMFIHLTMVPYIETAGELKTKPTQHSVKALREIGIQPHLLLCRTSKPLGDDIRKKIGLFCSVPSSNVIEAIDASTIYEVPLLLESHKFSDLVLRQLDIEAPPADMTEWEEFVNKIKNPTNRIKIAICGKYVYLKDAYKSIIEAFAHAGAENDTRVDLIWVSSEDIKHGGAAKFMSDVDGLLIPGGFGERGVEGKIESIRYVRENNIPFLGICLGMHCAVIEYARNVCGLQDAHSYEFYRDLKYPVIHLMADQEEITEMGGTMRLGAYPADVVEGSRTHKAYGETKISDRHRHRYELNNEYRDMLTGAGMKLAGISPDGKLVEIVEVPDHAWFVAVQFHPELKSRPTKAHPLFRDFVAASVKYNHDKKKRMELKPENSVA
- a CDS encoding ATP-binding protein, translating into MILRGKNIKDFELSDFQELVTDKTEESITLEFKQEMYKKNDKGKKELLKDISAMANAYGGIIIIGISDEDHRAKELIGVENAKDFESDINKCAKDSIKHPINHLETFITPFDDNKSFITIIVPNSSNKPFMVQHGNHWRFWKRVGTDNLPMSVQEIKDMVLFEEYKVDKVTRFWEKRKAELIEHNTPRPHLVLSMIPNRFARPELEFTRDFMNSISNSSVFAEISLYPEIGLFEHFLNGIRAYSSIGKSQQSARVTYSIFENGYIELFGSCTGNPDGICWDIKGNNYVYRPEVLAKLLVLGGCLLKTIINKFYDQLGTEYEIVLWTTSTRNLAFYETFLNRQIDKIFKETEFSISHTVKDTNLKSTQIIYPIFRKFINYLGTGRIIFGKEGLFESGGQDLLRNISL
- a CDS encoding replication-associated recombination protein A; its protein translation is MDFFNSDKKQPPDAVSETRPLANRMRPSTLDEFYGQEKIIAPGTPLRRAIEEGRSGSMIFWGPPGSGKTTLAFLIANSCPGDFLPYSAVISSIRELKDVIARARKRKKMYGTSTHLFIDEIHRFNKAQQDAFLPYVEDGSITLIGATTENPSFEIITPLLSRVRVYVLERLTSDHIKTIIMRALKDSEKGLGQRKLSIEQKGLDYLSGQSDGDARRALSILEAAAGDISNGEEIRYDLLKKIIGQRNIIYDKSAEEHFNLISAMHKSIRGGDIDAALYWLARMLKGGEQPLYILRRLVRFASEDVGLADPFALTLCMSATESFRFLGSPEGELAIAQAVIYLASAPKSVSAYKAFGAVMDEVEKSENLPVPMHIRNAPTRLMKDVGYGKGYIYPPDSDTPFVDQTFLPDNIANRKFYFPTEKGRERKIATYLHAFRKYREEKKKG
- a CDS encoding TetR/AcrR family transcriptional regulator → MEKPTAKRKEREKEARKHSILEAAARVFSRKNFGEATLDEIAIEAELSKGTLYNYFKDKQDLFDSLMDHGHEHFLLCFEEAIGKSKSIESLIGNLFTNFIGTLFEHHYLVRMILTSGMCSSDGDCSEVIIDWHRRIEAATQKIADAFGDLDEGKDIPYDDRLSAAVMIIAVSRYLFLIHVREEYENRLKSEIENYTRLISRGLNIERDA
- a CDS encoding TolC family protein, which encodes MKIVGVLMALIICAPIINAETITLSREKAVKLALERNEQYKSALLERERIQGQYVEARSGAFPRITFDGSYLRNIDLQSSVLTMENKDTGKLETFNLKFGTPHNYSFGFSLYQPLYAAGKVGTAIKIAKYGFAYTDESIRVAGHDVATEADKAYLDAVAANEAAQVFRDAELVAQANLEVVEKLYNEGQTSEYELLRAQVQAANTQPDRIRAENDADLAMNYLKNILALEPETRIELGSTIEEISIPELKMDDLISEAIANRPEISQSREMMNINKKLISIAKSGYKPDIGINSRLQWDSFKDAIGKTSIAGDSWYRSWNVEVVLSWPIFSGFETGGKVQQAKVDYNQSRLTNSQLTRQIQLEVRDAVGKVNEARQRVEALGETVEQAERGLSIGEVRFENGIGTQLELLDSQVALTMARVNRVAALHDLAVAVSALRRAVGRDWGTQW
- a CDS encoding efflux RND transporter periplasmic adaptor subunit, whose translation is MVKDRKMRFLKIAFILTALVIVAGCLEQETNEIAEAPPVMVVTEKATVDDFSRTIKVGGTLKGDRQARILSKVIGTVIDIPVRTGQAVRKGDMLVKLDRGGVQSQYNQAEAVYLNAEKQFNKMERLFAAGAISESQRDAAETEYKVAKANFESARQAIEIKAPFDGVVVDIPVRAGNEVAQGLPLIEIANVSALRLILDVPTIQVGIIKTGQKVIVSSSQDNMTAMTGTVISVADAADWETRSFEVECRFDEPIKGFAPGVYVIAEVEIEILSNALLVPNDAILYRSGEVSVYAVYSDTARLISVLVLAGGESYSAIEGQIQPDDRVVVLGHKMLTPGAKVQEATQ
- a CDS encoding efflux RND transporter permease subunit encodes the protein MILADISIKRPVFATMMTLALMVLGVTSYMALSVDLFPDVNFPFVVISVVYPGASAEAVELDITKKVEDACNTIGGVKHIESTSYEGYSLTVIQFTLETDELDAAADVRDKITNIRPDLPDDIEEPLIQRFDPEAQPIISLAISGSQPLRDLTDYVDDNIRPRVENVSGVGEASIVGGAVREIQVRLKPDRLRALDLTPSDIAFKLQQANMELPAGRMVDGDRDWVVRTMGRFNSVQEIRDLVVLTLNGRLVRLEEVADVIDTEVEPTSTSRLNGRPLVGLDIRRQSGANTVEVAREIKEEVKEIEKDLPAGMTIVLARDDSVFIEESIDDVLINIVYGGSLAILVIFLFLSNFRATIISGIAIPTSIIATFTLMRMLGFTINFMTLLGLSLAVGLLIDDAIVVIENIYRHMEMGKKPMKAAGEATGEIGLAVSATTFSIMVVFLPVAFMSGIVGQFFYSFGMTVAFAILVSLFIAFTLTPMMSSIYLKPQVEVMKSKIYKRLRGWNRLFDRLEKKWYRPALRWSISYRWLVLLMAGVAFAFSIFMAMFVIGSEFMPQADEGLVSVTFQGRPGNNLQATIKDIEPVEQMLMEFDEVSSILTSIGAGSNPVYYGSITMRLVDQSERELHAQEIAGIIREKLKDYPGFFFTAALGTSDPGGQEQPIMYSIRGPDRDKLNEYAEELMEKIKHTPGLVDLKSSEESGKPELQIELNRDLISDLGISVADVAMTMRTFIDGDKVSRFKDGDEEYDIRLQVAEKYRQDKNNLSLLAVPSTKEIPERDRFSVPLGQIAEIKTATGPSEIKRYDRVREVRVSGGSSGRPTGNIRADIQPVINSMALDPGYSIGAVGEAEFMEESFSEIGMALILAVIFIYLVLASQYNSFSDPLSIMVSQPLAIVGAMISLWIFNTAFSIMSLIGIVLLMGLVTKNAILLIDFTKQRRERGEKRNVALLKAGQIRFRPIMMTALSTIGGVLPLALAIGSGAEFRAPIARAVIGGMISSTVLTLIVIPVVYTFIDDLAHGNFRQLFQSYKWDKVEIPEDIKVEV